A genomic window from Blastococcus saxobsidens DD2 includes:
- a CDS encoding LysM peptidoglycan-binding domain-containing protein, giving the protein MTTPPRAFDVLRQLLALLALAAAVAGVPIALWQLGGAYLPDELPSWARVTTALSGPDTGAVFLGLLVVIGWCAWACFALSVAVELVSQLRGLSPLRLPGLAVPQQLAGLLVAAVLGVASAPLLAAPAVAGPPVVAEQPVDLEKPPPAPAPPADNPPTAPPAAGPTYSVQPRDTLGRIAARYLGDWTRFEEILELNRGRPQPDGAILSDPGLIRPGWVLVLPPDASLPVVDRTAGEVTVGPGDTLTDIAEQHGLDGWQPIYALNAGEPLPGGGRFTDPDLILPGQVLDLPPVDPAAAGSFSPATPEPPAEEAPPPPPPHEDEPAVPAEPSSTPTASPTSQSPAEEPVQSAADADALDADGDQFPAELAAVLAGSGALLAAGVGATWLAHRRQRLRRRRPGRRLIPLPKGLSATQTVVTSAADAGTADYDALDLALRGLAVRISEHPDGLLPDVVAARLHGGRLELRLHAPADSPPPEPWTADDTGLWWFVRLDRDTGVATEVARARLAPYPTLVTIGTDGGDRWLLDLERLGAVYVTGPVDRRTDFARHLAAEMAVNSWSDHLTVTTVGFGEELLDLAPHRVHPTETANDPDLHAALREAAERDTDDVLDGRLRAGAGDGWMPQVILNPRSPDQVGELAEASAALRARERRAAVALVLGVEPGEAGDEWLLTLTDDGSLFIPALGLRLPAPRLTAEQARDIATLLAFERDSDDDPIPVAAGDRPWQVHTDAAGAIRNNASDPGTTAPPVQLPATQTALRRSTTAAARDATPPAATEPSARPTSSSSDAAETPERTAPADVRSRIEDDLAQLDRDLVDWWAPDCPRPRLTLLGPISLRALGDEAAVARSGLRRRYEETVAYLATRPHGATADEAATALQPARGGRADPVSARAYVHRVAAGARAWLGTDPATGQKHLSSGHRGRYTLTGVLVDADLFRQLRARAAVRGHDLPDLLTALRLVSGPPFAQRPAGYEWLDGLDLTFTAAVCDVAHQVVTAALVDGDLAAAGTASATALLVAPDDERVLLDAMWVAYHQGNRAEAETYVARIVAVHDGEDEMDLPMSTAETINRARRQFLDRAS; this is encoded by the coding sequence CTCCTGGGCTCGGGTGACCACTGCGCTGAGCGGACCGGACACCGGCGCCGTCTTCCTCGGACTGCTCGTGGTGATCGGCTGGTGTGCCTGGGCGTGCTTCGCCCTGTCGGTGGCCGTCGAGCTCGTCAGTCAGCTGCGCGGCCTGTCACCGCTGCGGCTGCCCGGCCTGGCGGTCCCACAGCAGCTCGCCGGCCTGCTGGTGGCCGCCGTCCTCGGTGTCGCCAGCGCACCGCTGTTGGCCGCTCCGGCCGTGGCCGGTCCGCCGGTCGTCGCCGAACAGCCGGTTGACCTCGAGAAGCCGCCGCCGGCGCCCGCCCCGCCAGCCGACAATCCGCCTACCGCACCTCCCGCGGCCGGTCCGACCTACTCGGTGCAGCCGCGCGACACTCTCGGCCGCATCGCCGCCCGCTACCTGGGCGACTGGACCCGGTTCGAGGAAATCCTCGAGCTCAACCGCGGCCGGCCCCAGCCCGACGGCGCGATCCTCTCCGATCCGGGGCTGATCCGTCCGGGCTGGGTATTGGTCCTTCCGCCCGACGCCAGCCTCCCCGTGGTCGACAGGACGGCCGGCGAGGTGACCGTGGGGCCCGGCGACACCCTCACCGACATCGCCGAGCAACACGGCCTGGACGGCTGGCAGCCGATCTACGCCCTCAATGCCGGCGAACCCCTTCCCGGCGGCGGCCGATTCACCGATCCCGACCTGATCCTCCCCGGGCAGGTCCTCGACCTCCCGCCCGTAGACCCGGCAGCCGCTGGCTCTTTTTCGCCCGCCACCCCCGAACCACCGGCTGAGGAGGCACCGCCGCCACCCCCGCCGCATGAGGACGAGCCAGCCGTGCCGGCGGAGCCCTCATCGACCCCGACCGCCTCGCCGACATCGCAGAGTCCAGCCGAGGAACCGGTGCAGTCGGCAGCCGACGCTGATGCCCTCGATGCCGACGGGGACCAGTTCCCGGCGGAGCTGGCGGCCGTTCTCGCCGGCAGCGGGGCACTGCTCGCCGCAGGCGTGGGCGCGACGTGGCTGGCGCACCGCCGCCAGCGGCTGCGCCGCCGCCGCCCTGGCCGACGGCTGATTCCCCTCCCGAAGGGGCTGTCGGCCACCCAGACGGTCGTCACCTCGGCGGCCGACGCGGGTACGGCCGACTACGACGCGCTCGACCTGGCGCTGCGCGGACTCGCCGTCCGGATCTCCGAGCACCCAGACGGGCTGCTGCCCGACGTTGTCGCCGCCCGACTGCACGGCGGCCGGCTCGAGCTGCGGCTGCACGCCCCGGCCGACAGTCCGCCGCCCGAACCGTGGACCGCCGATGACACCGGCCTGTGGTGGTTCGTGCGGCTGGACCGGGACACCGGCGTGGCCACCGAAGTGGCCCGGGCTCGCCTGGCGCCATATCCGACCCTGGTCACCATCGGGACCGACGGCGGCGACCGTTGGCTGTTGGACCTTGAACGCCTCGGCGCCGTGTACGTGACCGGACCGGTCGACCGCCGCACGGACTTCGCCCGGCACCTGGCCGCCGAGATGGCCGTCAACAGCTGGTCGGACCACCTCACCGTCACCACCGTCGGTTTCGGCGAGGAACTGCTCGACCTGGCACCGCACCGGGTCCACCCGACCGAAACCGCCAACGACCCCGACCTGCACGCCGCGCTGCGGGAAGCGGCCGAGCGCGACACCGACGACGTGCTGGACGGGCGGCTGCGGGCCGGAGCGGGGGACGGCTGGATGCCGCAGGTCATCCTCAACCCACGCTCGCCGGATCAGGTCGGCGAACTGGCCGAGGCCTCCGCTGCTCTGCGCGCTCGCGAGCGGCGAGCCGCGGTCGCACTCGTGCTCGGCGTCGAGCCGGGGGAGGCCGGCGACGAGTGGCTGCTGACGCTGACCGACGACGGGTCGCTGTTCATTCCGGCACTGGGGCTGCGGCTACCGGCTCCACGGCTGACCGCCGAGCAGGCTCGCGACATCGCCACGCTGCTGGCCTTCGAACGTGACTCCGATGACGACCCGATCCCCGTCGCCGCCGGCGACCGCCCCTGGCAGGTGCACACCGACGCCGCCGGCGCGATCCGCAACAACGCATCCGATCCGGGCACCACCGCGCCACCGGTCCAACTCCCCGCCACGCAGACGGCGCTACGCCGGTCCACCACCGCCGCGGCACGCGACGCGACGCCGCCCGCCGCGACCGAACCTTCCGCCCGACCGACGTCGTCGTCGAGCGATGCCGCCGAGACGCCGGAGCGTACGGCGCCGGCCGACGTGCGCAGCCGGATCGAGGACGACCTCGCCCAGCTCGACCGTGATCTCGTCGACTGGTGGGCGCCGGACTGCCCCCGGCCGCGGCTGACGCTGCTCGGACCGATCTCCCTGCGCGCGCTCGGTGATGAGGCGGCCGTGGCCAGGTCCGGGCTGCGGCGCCGCTACGAGGAGACAGTCGCCTACCTCGCCACCCGCCCGCACGGCGCCACCGCCGACGAGGCCGCCACCGCGCTGCAGCCTGCCCGCGGCGGCAGGGCCGACCCGGTCAGCGCCCGCGCCTACGTCCACCGGGTCGCCGCCGGCGCCCGCGCCTGGTTGGGCACCGACCCCGCCACCGGCCAAAAGCACCTCAGCTCCGGCCACCGCGGCCGCTACACGTTGACCGGCGTGCTTGTCGACGCCGACCTCTTCCGCCAGTTGCGCGCCCGGGCCGCTGTCCGCGGACACGACCTGCCCGACCTGCTGACCGCCCTTCGGCTGGTGTCTGGCCCGCCGTTCGCCCAGCGCCCGGCCGGCTACGAGTGGCTGGACGGATTGGACCTCACATTCACCGCCGCGGTCTGCGACGTCGCCCACCAGGTCGTCACCGCCGCCCTCGTCGACGGCGACCTGGCGGCCGCCGGCACCGCCTCGGCCACCGCCCTGCTCGTGGCGCCGGACGACGAGCGAGTGCTGCTGGACGCGATGTGGGTGGCCTACCACCAGGGCAACCGCGCCGAGGCCGAGACCTACGTCGCTCGCATCGTGGCCGTCCACGACGGGGAGGACGAGATGGACTTGCCCATGAGCACCGCGGAGACCATTAACCGCGCCCGCCGGCAGTTCCTCGACCGAGCCTCGTGA
- a CDS encoding helix-turn-helix domain-containing protein, whose protein sequence is MPYPPRPRFRPLPAFAGTARTGTVPGQRLQTQLEAFVLAEYAAGRSLRQIAELIDRSPTAVRRVLDKHGVPRRAVGAPRQGAQRP, encoded by the coding sequence ATGCCCTATCCGCCGCGGCCACGGTTTCGCCCGCTACCCGCCTTCGCCGGAACTGCCCGCACCGGCACCGTGCCCGGCCAGCGGCTGCAGACGCAGCTGGAGGCCTTCGTTCTCGCCGAGTACGCCGCCGGCCGCTCGCTGCGGCAGATCGCCGAGCTGATCGACCGTTCGCCCACCGCAGTCCGCCGCGTTCTGGACAAGCACGGGGTTCCACGGCGCGCGGTCGGCGCTCCACGGCAGGGTGCCCAGCGTCCCTGA